The nucleotide sequence AAGCCCGTCCATGATTTGGAAGAGGGTCTTGCGAAGATAAGGAGAGCCTTTCTTTGTGGCAGGCACACTTTTACGGACACGCTGCCCGGATTCATCCCTTCCGGGGTCGACACCTGCAAAAGCGGTCAGCGCCCCGCGGTGCGTGAAGTGTGTAACATCCCCGATTTCAGCCATAAGCTGTGGGCCAAGCGTGGGACCGACACCATTCATTGCCATGACAACCGGGTATTCCGGCAGGGTGGCGGCAAGCCCATCCATTTCAAGGCGGAGGGATTCCACGGTTTCGGATGCAGTGTCCAGCATCGTTACAGCCTGCCGTATCAGCATCTTTGTGTTATTATCTTTTGGGAATACGGCAATCAGGTCAGATGAGAGACGGTAGATTTTCTCCGCCTTGTCTGCACTGAAGTTATAGCCTTTGCGCCTGCACCAGTTCTGATAATGCACGGTAAAGGCCTTTAAGGATTTCGAGCGGACACAGTCCACATGCCAGTAGGTATGGATGAAATCCACCCATTTCTGGCTGCCGTCGCTGCGGGCCGGGCTGTCAAAGAAGTCATTGGCACCCGGGTAAGTCTGGTCGAGCAGGGCAATAAGGTTGTTCTTCATGGCAGTCTTTTGCGCCATGTAGAAGCCGAACTGCCGGTTCATTGTCTTTAGTTGGTTGCGTGTTTTATCCATGTTTCCATATTGGCGCAGTTTGGACCAGCGGTCAAGGGTATAGCGGGCGATTTTTTTAGAATCAGCCTTGTCGGTTTTGGGAGAGCGCAGGGAATCGTCCCCGAAGTCTTTGATGAGGATGGGATTTACCGCACTGACGAAGATACCGGCGTCGGAAAGCCATGTGGCGACCGGCTCGTAATACCTTCCGGTGTGCTCCATGCAGACCTTTGTCTCCCCGTCAAGCCCCTGGATCTGTTCAATCAGGGCGTTGATTTCGGACTGCGTGTGTGGAATGTCACGGGGAGGCATGATAACGACATCCCCGGATCTGCGGATGGTGACAGTGCTCTTGCCTTTGGAAACATCAATACCAACAGCGTTCATAACAGGTACTCCTTTGTAATGTATTAGCAATGGTCAATACCAGTTTTCCCATTGCCTGTTCAATCTACTGGGTATCACACGAACGCCTTTAGGTTCAACCTGCGTAAAACGAATGCTGCGAATGAGGGCTGGTTGGCTGACTTTTTTACGGACGCTAAGTCCTGAAAGGAGGAGGCCAGACCTATTGCCTTACTCATTCTAACAGCTTAAGCAACAAGATGGGTAATTCCTTACTGGCTGTAAGGGGTATTAACCATAAATATATTGTAGTAGCCTGCAAATTTTTCAAAAATTTCCCAGCTTTTACGAAAGAAGGGAAGCTGGACATGGATTGGCTGGTTGGGATGAGAGTGCTTATAAGACTTGCCAGTACAGAAAATGGATGGGAAATTGCAGGAGTTTCCTATGATTACCAATATTATGGTATGGATGAAGAACAGGAAAGCGGGGGAGAAAATGGCGAGAAATGATATATCAATGGAGCAGATTATCAAAGAAGCAGAACAGGAGATTGAGTTAATCTGTTCCACTACAGGGCAGGCATATATCAGGGCTGCCAATGAGAAAGAGGGAATGCGCCTTATCGCAGTTGAAAGTGAATCATTCCAGCAATGGTTCCGTTCCTACTGCTATGACGGGTATGGGATAATACTGCCATCCGGCGGGCATATACAGGCACAGGCGCATATAAAAATGCTGGCAAAAAGGAATGGGAAGCGTTCCAGGATTCATAAACGTATTTATGCCAAAACGGATACCGTCTATTATGATTTGGGGCGAAACGATGGAAAATACCTGAAAATAACTGCTGACGGGGTAAGGATGGCAAAAAATTCCCATATCCTGTTCCAGCGCAGTGAACTCTTTGCACCGCAGGTAGAACCGGAAATGCAACAGGTATGTGCAGGAGATGTAAAATATTTTATTGCACAGCATTTTAATTTCCACAGCGAAACGGACCAGATACTGTTTGCCGCTTTTTTGGCAGGCTGTTTTTTCGGGAAGCAGTTTTCAAAACCTGTGCTGGAAGTTTACGGTCAGAAATCCAGCGCGAAATCTACCTGTTTAAAGAGGGTGCAGAATTTAATAGACCCGCTTACGGTCAATCCCCTGTTCTCCATGCCAAAGAGGGAAAATGAGGTGGCTATGTGCCTTGCGGCGGAATATATGGTATGTTTTGACAATATCAGCTTTATTTCCCAGAATACAAGCGATTTAATCTGCCGGAACTGTACGGGAGGTTCACAGGTAAAGAGAAAACTCTTTACAGATGATTCCCGGTCTATTCTGGAACCGGACGCTGTTGTATGCTTCAACAGCACAAGACAGTGCATTGTAAGGAGCGATTTGGCTGACCGTGCGATTTTTCTTGAGCTTGCGCGTATCAGCCCGGAAAAAATGCAGGGGGATAAGGAACTGCAGAAAAAACGGGAAGATGACCTGCCCTTTTTCTTCGGCGCATTATGCCAGGCTGTCAGCGGGATATTGGGGGATAAAAAACCGGCTGTAAATTATTCCCCGGTCAGGCTGGTTGATTTTTACGAGATGGCAGTGAAAGCGGGCAGACAGATTGGTTATAAAGAAGAACAGGTACATGAAGCATTCTGCACCAATCGGAAAAAAATCAATGACTCCCTTGTTTCAGGAAATATTCTGCTTACCGTATTGGAAGGGTACATGAGCCAGAAGGGGATGGAAGAGGGTTTGAAAGCCAAAGTGTCAGAGTTTTACAGAGAAATGAAGCTGTATGCCCTGGAAGAGTATGGCATTGATGGTAGAAGATTTCCGGGTGCGCCGGAGGTTATAACAAGGAGAATGTCAGAGAACAGGAGCAACCTTGAGGATATCGGAATCTTTTATGATGTAAGAAAAGGAAAAGACGCCGGATATATTGAGATATGGAAAGAATAGAAGGTCGCGCCGATGCAGCCGAAAAGGAAACTGCATAAGTTTAAGCAGGGAGTTTCCGGTTTGCCGCCACCGTCGCCATAGAGAAAGGGGATGGAGCATATAGATAAAGAGTGGCTGGAAACAGTTATGGATTTAATGGCACAAATTGTAGCCACTGTTTATTCTAATGAGAAAAAGGCGAAGAAAGAACAGGAAGACAGGTAACTGTCCTGACAGAGAAAGCCGGATAATGGGATGGAATTGCAGGCATGCTGCAGGAAGTAAGTTTCCCTGTAATCCTGCCCCTTTATCTGGCAGCATATCCAAACATGGAAAAGAACCTGAATCAACTATGATACCGGAATATATATTATAACTCTGAACCATGAAAGAAAGGGAGGGAAAGATTATGAGCCATACAGAACAGAAAATAACCGCTGCTATTTACTGCAGGGTAAGCACCAGGGAGCAGGCGGAAGAAGGCTACAGTATCGGGGAGCAGGAGCGTCTGATAAGGGAATACTGCATGAAGCAGGGCTATGAAGTCTACAAGGTCTTTTCTGACGCCGGAATCAGCGGAAAAGACATTGCCCACAGGCCAGCCATACAGGAACTGTTAAAAGAAGCCGCAGAAAAGAAGTTTGATATCGTGATGTCATGGAAAATCAACCGCTTAAGCCGGGAACTGGAAGACGCCATAAAGATTGTGAACACGCTGGACAGATACGGGATAGCTTACCGCTCTTATTCCGAGCCTTTTGAATCCGATATACCGGCAGGGAAAATGCAGTTCCAGATGATGGCATTGGTGGGGGAGTTTGAGCGAAATACCATTGCACAGAATGTAAAAATGGGGATGAAAGCCAAAGCCCGTGCAGGGGAGTGGTGCGGAGGGATTGCGCCTTTGGGTTACCATTGGGTTCCTATGGAGGGAACGGAAGATTTCCGTAATTACCCGCAGGGTAAAGGCATATGCGGCCACAACAGGAAGTGGGAAAACTGTGCCGCAGATTATGCTGCAGGGAAACCGGGTCAGGAAATGGGGATTTGAAGCGGGGTGCAGTATGCGTGTGGAGTGCTTCCCCAATAAGCTGGTTATTTTGAAAGAGTAAAAACCATAAAAGCAGAAGCATAGATGATTGTAATTTAGCCGGGGACTGTGTATAATAGAATCATAAGGAAAAAAGCAAGATTATGATATATACAGTTTCCCGGTAAGGAAGTGACAGAAAGCAGGTAAAACAAAATGAATGGCAATGAAACAGAACAGATGGAAAGTATGGAAGACAGCCAAACAAGCTGGGAAGAATTAGGCATATCCAATGACTTCCTGTTTGGGAAAGTCATGCAGAACCCGGAACTGTGTAAAGAATTGATACAGAGAATCCTGCCGGATTTAAAGATAGACCACGTAGAATACCCGGAATTACAAAAAAATATCAAACAGGATATAGACGCAAAAAGTGTCAGACTGGATGTATATGTGAAAGATGAGAAAGCAGTTGTTTATGACATAGAAATGCAGGTAAGCGATACAAAAGAGCTTTCAAAAAGGAGCAGATATTATCAGAGCATGATAGACTTGCAGCTTATTGATAAAGGACAGTATTACAATGAATTAAACAGAAGCTATGTTATCTTTATCTGTCCGTTCGATGCATTTGGAAAGGGCAGGCACATCTATACATTTGAAAATATCTGTAAAGAAGATGACAGCATTTTTATGGGAGATGAAACAGTAAAGATATTCCTGAACGCAAAGGGAACGATGGATGATGTCAGTAAGGAAGTAAAGGCATTTCTTGATTACATAACTGGTAAAAAACCAGCAGATTCCTATGTAGAGAAACTGGAAGAAGCGGTGAAAGAAGCAAAGAAAAACAGGGAATGGAGGCATGAATATATGACGTTGTTAATGAGAGACCAGGAAAATCAAAAAATTGGAGAAAAACGTGGAGAAAAACGTGGAGAAAAACGTGGAGAAGAAAAGATGTTTTTATTGATGGAAAGATTGATAGAAGATGGATGTTTTGATGATATTGCAAGAATGAAAACAGATATTGAACATCGTCAAAAACTTTATGTAAAGTACCATATTATCTAAGAGCAGAAAGGAACAGGCAGAGCGTATCAAAATGTTCTGCCTTATCCGTATTTCATAGCTTTTGGAAAGATGATCTTTAAAAGAGATTCATATTTAGGTATTTTACGTACTTAGGCATGTTATGGACAGCCGTACCATAGGTAAAGGCGAAGTTTTGAGGAAGGGCAGAAAGTGCAGGAAAGCTAAGATTTAGGCGGGAAATAGAGGGTTGGCAAATGTTGTTTTAAGATAATATTTGACGAATTTATGCACTTAGGTACGTTGTAGATGGGAGCGGAAATTATGACATTGGAAATGCGGGATAGAGAAAAAAGGAAAGAAGGAGAAATTTATGGCATTATTAATGTGTGTAGAAAAAACAATTTTTCAGAAGAACGCATTATGAAAATATTGCAGGAAGAAGAAAAATTATCAGAAGAAAGTGCAAAAATATATCTTGAAGAAGCAGAAGAAGCTATAAAAAAATAGATAAGTATACAGTTTTCATAAAAAGCCTGTGTGAAATAATATCAGATTTGAAAAAGGTAAATGCAGGTGATGATGCTATTGTATTAAAGATACAGGATAAATTTCATTTTGATAAGGATGATGCAGAATTTTATTACGATTATGCTTTGAAAGCACATAAGGATAAAATAATGGGCGTCTATGTTGTAGAGAGCTTAAAGTGATAATAAGCTGGTTTGTTAGCATGGAATATGATAAAATGTAAACGAGAAGCAGGAGGTGAGGCCATGAATACAGATGCTACCATAGCGAAAAACATCCGTGTGGCTGATGAGAAAGCCAGTTATGATGCGGCCTGCAAGCGGCTGCTTTCGGAAAGGATTATTCTGGCATGGATTATGAAGAACTGCCTGGAAGAATACCGTGACTGTGATGTGGAAGAGATTGCGGAAAAATATATTGAAGGTACACCACAGGTGGGCGAAGTGGCAGTTGCCCCGGATGAATCCAACCGTGTTTCTATGATACAGGGAGCCGGAAACGAAGATACTTCTCTAACGGAGGGAACTGTTACCTATGATATCCGCTTTCTTGCAATAGCTCCTGTATCCGGGGAATTGATTCGTTTAATTATCAATATAGAAGCCCAGAATGATTTTTATCCGGGTTATCCGCTGATAAAGAGGGGAATCTATTACTGTAGCCGGATGATTTCCGCCCAATATGGAACAGAGTTTACAAATTCCCACTATGAGAATATCAAAAAAGTATACAGCATATGGATTTGCATGAATCCGCCAAAGAGCCGTGAAAACAGCATTACACGTTATTATATTGCGGAAGAAAATCTGGTAGGCAGTGTAAAGGAACGAAAAGCAGATTATGATTTGATGGCGGCTGTCATGATATGTCTTGGGAAAGAAGGAGATTCGGGTACAGATTTATTAAAACTGTTGAATGTGCTTCTGTCCACGGAGACAGGTTCACAGGACAAATGCCAGATATTGGAAGAAGATTTTCATATTAGAATGACTCAGACGTTGGAAAGTGAGGTGTCGCTTATGTGTAATTTAAGTAAGGGTGTGGAGGAGAAAGGAATTGAAAAGGGAAGACAGGAAGGAATAATAGCTATGGTATCAGCATTAAAGGATTTACAAATTGCAGATAGCATTATTTTGAATAAAATCCAGGAAAAGTTTCATTTGGCGGAAGAAACAGCAAAAATGTATTTGTAAGTATAATAGACAGAGCATTTATAGGTGCCCTGCCTTGTTTGAGAGAATAATATAGGGCTAATTTTCGCGCTTAGGTATGATATAGAGAACCATATCGTAAGCGTTAAATAAGAACGTGTAGTGAAATATTTAGCTTTCTCCTGTAAACTTAGGGTTAGAGTTTTTAGTGTTTTTTAATAAAACTGACACCACTTTACAACTTTATAAATAATATCCCTGATGCTGAATCAGTTGTTTTAAAACCTTAATGATAGCTTTTGATTTTATGTGTGTTTCGGCTTTTTTCACGAAAATGGAATAAAATACCTGCTGGCGAATTTGTTCGCTCAGTACGAAACGAAATTCCTGGACGCTTTCTGTCTGGTATTTGGAAAACGTCTTGTCCTGATACGGCAAAAGTTTCATTGCACAATACGCTATGTTGATTAGATTGACAAGCATTTCTATTCCTTTGCGGCTCCGCACCATGTAGCTGCATAATGACCAGAAGGTTTTCTGTTCGTAATAACTAACTTCGATGTTCCACCGAAAAGCATAAAGCATCAGAGGTATAAACTGCATACGGCTGCTTCCTGTCTGATTCAGTGGGGATTTTTCCTGCCAGGCACAGAATATTTGCAGCTGTTCTGGAAAAACTGTGCTGAAATATAAACGCCTGCCACCATTTTCCTTGTCCGCTGATGTAACATATGCCAAGACTGTCCTTTTGCCAAAAATGTTTGTAAGGACACGACGCACAGCCATGTAATAGCCTCCAATTGATATTGTCAATATTGGTTGACACTTTTTTTACAAGGATATGAACGCCTAAGCTGCAATCCCCAGAGATTCATAATATCTCTGTCGTTTAACCATAGGAGGAAGTCCCTCATTGGCTGAGCATATCCTCCTGTTATTCCAGTAGCTGATGAAGTATCTCCAGATGAGTGTCTTTAGTTCCTCAATGGTCATTTCTTCCGTATTATGACGGTCATAGAGGAGTTCCTCCTTCATCCTCGCCCACATGCTCTCACACCGGGCATTGTCATGGCAGCGTCCCCCTGCACTGTTCATGCTCTGGCGGATGCCATATTTGGCAGCTGCTTTCCGGTAAGCTTCGCTGGTGTACTGCGTTCCACGGTCAGAGTGGATAATGGCTCCCCTGAGCGCCGGATACGAGTGGACGGCATTGTCAAGGGTTCGTTTACATAATACCGCTTTCATATTTGTATCCATCGCCAGCCCGAGGACTGCAGCATCATAGCAGTCAAATATGGCAGATACATAAAGTTTTCCGTCTTTTGCCTTGATTTCGGTTATGTCCGTGACGCATTTTTTCAGTGGCTCTGCAGATTTGAAATCCCGTTTCAGCAGGTCATCCGATTTGCGTGCTTCACGGTCAGCTTTGGTAATTCCGTTCGGTTTGCGTTTCGGGCGGTGGCTGAGTCCGGTTTCCTTCATGATGCGGTAAACGGTTCTTTCGCCGGGAATGCGGACTCCTTCCGGCTGTTTCAGAAGAAGCGCCTGATACATACGGATTCTTCCGCAGGCATCGTTGCATTCATCCTCTGATACGATTGTCCGCATGGCATCAGCTAAAGCCTGATATTTCCACGGGCGGTCTTTGTTTGCCAGATATTTATAAAACCCCTGCCGTGTTACTTTTAACATCCGGCAGTAAAAAGAAATCTTCCCCTTGATAACGCCGTCCTCGGTTTTTATAGCAATGAACATCATTCTCTGCCTTTTACAGACTTCCGACGGCTGGCGGCGAAAAAAGCGCTTGCTTCCTCAAGAAATTCATTTTCCTCTTTCAGACGGCGGATTTCTTTTTCCTGATCCCTGACCTGTCTGCGTAGAACTGTCAGTTCCTCTGCGAGACTCATGGCTGTCTGGGGCGTATGGGAACCAGGGCCGGCATCCAGCCGTCCTTCCCTGGCTGCTTTTGTCCATGCGTACATGGTATTTTCGGGAATTCCTAATTCAGCAGCCGCTTTTGCACCGCCGATTTCTTTTGCCAGTTTCACGGCCTGGATTTTGAAATCCATGTCGTATTTCCTTTGTTTTTTTGCCATTGTAGTTGCCTCCTTATTTCTCTTTGATTATACATCAAATCCTTGAGTATAAGATGTCAACTAAAATGATACAACATCAAACCTGGAACTGTATCAGCTTCTTCTTGATATTGCCAATAAATCAGGAAAAATTGAGTGCGAGATACTGGAAGATGAAAACGTGATGTATATGGCAAACTGGACAGACGGATGGAGGACAACCATCACTCCCAATCGTTTAAGTGGCAGCAGAATCAGAAAAAAATAAAACCAGGAAAATAAACAGAAAACTAAAAGAACTGAACGTGCCTTAGAAGAGTTCATAAGGTGCGTTCAGTTTTTTATCATTTATTGTTGAATTATATCGTCAATATGATATAATTTTACATGCAGGCTATAAAAAATGAAGAAGGAAGGAAAAGTTTATGAAGAAAAAGAAATTTGCGGCTCGTATCTGTGCATGTTTACTGGCGGCAAGTCTCAGTGTTGCAGACACATTGCCGTCATTTGCGGCCTCCGTATGGAAAGAGTCGGCTGGGGATAAGCAGCAGACTGAGGAAGCAGCCGATGAAAACATCCGTTTTGCAGAAGATATGGAGACGGCCGCAGAACCGGAAGAAATTCAGCCGGAATCTGAAGGGGGAATATCTGACATTCCGGAGGCGGATTTGAAACAGACGAATGAAACCGGAACTGAAATCAGCTCAGAACCGGAAACTGCTTCAGAACCGGGAACAGAAGCAGGACAGGAAACAGCATCCGGTCTGCAGGTGAGCAGCGACGGACAGGTTTATCTGGACGGCGTACTTTATAACGGTTATTATCTGGACAGTGCCGGAATTCTGTATCTGGCAGCCAATGGAGTACCGGCGGTAAAAACCGGAACCGTAAGCGCAGGAACTGCATATTACAGTATGCCGGAGAACGGAATGAAGACATTTGCAGCTCAGACGGTATTTGTGGGAGGAAAGATTTATACCGGTTACTATCTGGATGTGGATGGAATTCTGTACACAGTGACCGGCGGAGCAGCAGAAGTGAAGACCGGAACGGTAGACGCCAGAAGTACATATTACAGTATGCCGGAGAACGGGATGATAACCCTGCCTGCCCGGACAGTGTACGTTGCAGGAAAGGTGTATACCGGATATTATCTGGACGCCGACGGAATTCTGTACACAGTAACAGGCGGAGTTCCGGAGCCGGAAACCAGAATTATGAGTGCGGGAACCGCATATTACAGCATTCCGGACAATGGAATGGCCACGCTTCCGAAAGAGACTGTATATGTGGATGGAAACGTGTATACGGGGAATTATCTGAACAGCAAACAGAAGATGTACAGTGTGAAGAAAGGAACCCCCACCCTGAAAACCGGAATCCTGAAAAAAGGAAGTAAATATTACAGTTATAAGGATAAGAAGAAACAGAAGCTGTCGAAAGAGACCTTATATGTCAAAGGTAAAGCATATACAGGGAATTATCTGAACAGCAAACAGAAGATGTACAGTGTGAAAAAGGGAACCCGTACTCTGAAAACCGGAATCCTGAAAAAAGGAAGTAAATATTACAGTTACAGTGCGGGAAAAACCAGAAAGCTGTCAAAAGAAACCTTATATGTCAAAGGAAAAACTTACACCGGGTACTACCTGAACAGTAAAAACAGGATGTACACTGCGAAAAAGGGAACATGTACCCTGGAAACCGGAATCCTGAAGGCCGGAACCCAATATTATGGGTATAAAGCAGGAAAAAATCAGAAGCTGTCAAAAGATACTCTGTATGTGGATGGAAAAGTGTACACAGGATATTATCAGGACAGCGGAAATCTTATGTACAGTGTAAATAAAGGAACCTGCTCACCGGTTACTGCAACACTGAATGCCGGCACCGGTTATTACAGCCAGAATGCAAAAAAAATACAGACACTTTCCGCAACCACCG is from Lachnospiraceae bacterium JLR.KK002 and encodes:
- a CDS encoding IS110 family transposase; amino-acid sequence: MNAVGIDVSKGKSTVTIRRSGDVVIMPPRDIPHTQSEINALIEQIQGLDGETKVCMEHTGRYYEPVATWLSDAGIFVSAVNPILIKDFGDDSLRSPKTDKADSKKIARYTLDRWSKLRQYGNMDKTRNQLKTMNRQFGFYMAQKTAMKNNLIALLDQTYPGANDFFDSPARSDGSQKWVDFIHTYWHVDCVRSKSLKAFTVHYQNWCRRKGYNFSADKAEKIYRLSSDLIAVFPKDNNTKMLIRQAVTMLDTASETVESLRLEMDGLAATLPEYPVVMAMNGVGPTLGPQLMAEIGDVTHFTHRGALTAFAGVDPGRDESGQRVRKSVPATKKGSPYLRKTLFQIMDGLIKRSPADDAVYAFMDKKRAQGKPYYVYMTAGANKFLRIYYGRVKEYLSTLAEAEEI
- a CDS encoding transposase, coding for MAKKQRKYDMDFKIQAVKLAKEIGGAKAAAELGIPENTMYAWTKAAREGRLDAGPGSHTPQTAMSLAEELTVLRRQVRDQEKEIRRLKEENEFLEEASAFFAASRRKSVKGRE
- a CDS encoding IS3 family transposase, which encodes MMFIAIKTEDGVIKGKISFYCRMLKVTRQGFYKYLANKDRPWKYQALADAMRTIVSEDECNDACGRIRMYQALLLKQPEGVRIPGERTVYRIMKETGLSHRPKRKPNGITKADREARKSDDLLKRDFKSAEPLKKCVTDITEIKAKDGKLYVSAIFDCYDAAVLGLAMDTNMKAVLCKRTLDNAVHSYPALRGAIIHSDRGTQYTSEAYRKAAAKYGIRQSMNSAGGRCHDNARCESMWARMKEELLYDRHNTEEMTIEELKTLIWRYFISYWNNRRICSANEGLPPMVKRQRYYESLGIAA
- a CDS encoding Rpn family recombination-promoting nuclease/putative transposase, with translation MNGNETEQMESMEDSQTSWEELGISNDFLFGKVMQNPELCKELIQRILPDLKIDHVEYPELQKNIKQDIDAKSVRLDVYVKDEKAVVYDIEMQVSDTKELSKRSRYYQSMIDLQLIDKGQYYNELNRSYVIFICPFDAFGKGRHIYTFENICKEDDSIFMGDETVKIFLNAKGTMDDVSKEVKAFLDYITGKKPADSYVEKLEEAVKEAKKNREWRHEYMTLLMRDQENQKIGEKRGEKRGEKRGEEKMFLLMERLIEDGCFDDIARMKTDIEHRQKLYVKYHII
- a CDS encoding recombinase family protein: MSHTEQKITAAIYCRVSTREQAEEGYSIGEQERLIREYCMKQGYEVYKVFSDAGISGKDIAHRPAIQELLKEAAEKKFDIVMSWKINRLSRELEDAIKIVNTLDRYGIAYRSYSEPFESDIPAGKMQFQMMALVGEFERNTIAQNVKMGMKAKARAGEWCGGIAPLGYHWVPMEGTEDFRNYPQGKGICGHNRKWENCAADYAAGKPGQEMGI